One genomic segment of Pseudomonas sp. p1(2021b) includes these proteins:
- the plsX gene encoding phosphate acyltransferase PlsX, with product MSAQIIAIDAMGGDFGPRSIVQASIACLSATPSLHLTLVGQPSLLEELISGLAAADRARLQIVAASEVVGMDERPSQALRGKPDSSMRVALELVRDGKAQACVSAGNTGALMALSRFVLKTLPGIDRPAMVAAIPTQGGYCQLLDLGANVDCSAENLYQFSVMGSVAAQALGIQRPRVALLNVGTEDIKGNQQVKLAASLLQNARGLNYIGFVEGDGLYRGEADVVVCDGFVGNILLKSSEGLATMIGARIEALFRGGVLTRAAGALAMPLLKRLQADLAPARHNGASFLGLQGIVIKSHGSAGVQGFQSAIQRALIEIQENLPQRLHGRLEDLLL from the coding sequence TTGTCTGCTCAGATCATCGCGATCGACGCAATGGGCGGGGACTTCGGTCCCCGCAGCATTGTTCAGGCAAGTATTGCTTGCCTCTCGGCTACCCCCTCGCTGCACCTGACCCTCGTCGGTCAACCTTCCCTCCTCGAAGAACTCATCAGTGGCCTTGCAGCTGCGGATCGCGCACGCCTGCAAATTGTCGCGGCCAGTGAGGTGGTGGGTATGGACGAGCGGCCATCCCAGGCGTTGCGTGGCAAGCCTGACTCGTCGATGCGCGTCGCCCTTGAGTTGGTGCGGGACGGCAAGGCCCAGGCCTGCGTGAGCGCCGGTAACACGGGTGCCCTGATGGCCTTGTCGCGTTTCGTGCTCAAGACCTTGCCGGGCATCGACCGGCCGGCGATGGTGGCGGCGATCCCGACCCAGGGCGGCTACTGCCAGTTGCTCGACCTGGGTGCCAATGTCGACTGCAGTGCCGAAAACCTCTACCAGTTCTCCGTGATGGGTTCCGTGGCCGCCCAGGCCCTGGGTATCCAGCGCCCGCGCGTGGCGTTGCTGAATGTCGGTACCGAGGACATCAAGGGCAACCAGCAGGTCAAGCTGGCGGCCAGCCTGCTGCAGAATGCCCGCGGCCTCAACTACATCGGTTTCGTCGAAGGCGATGGCCTGTATCGGGGTGAGGCCGACGTGGTGGTGTGCGACGGTTTCGTCGGCAACATCCTGCTCAAGTCCAGCGAGGGCCTGGCGACCATGATCGGGGCGCGCATCGAGGCGTTGTTCCGTGGGGGAGTGCTGACGCGTGCCGCCGGTGCCTTGGCCATGCCGCTGCTCAAGCGCCTGCAGGCCGACCTGGCTCCGGCGCGACACAATGGCGCGAGCTTCCTCGGCCTGCAGGGTATCGTCATCAAGAGCCATGGCTCTGCCGGGGTGCAGGGCTTCCAGAGCGCCATCCAGCGGGCGCTGATCGAAATCCAGGAGAACCTGCCGCAACGCTTGCATGGTCGCCTGGAAGATCTCTTGCTTTAA
- a CDS encoding DNA polymerase III subunit delta': protein MAEAYPWQQALWQQLSGRAQHAHAYLLHGPQGIGKRALAERLMARLLCQQPQGLDACGQCKSCLLLKAGSHPDNFVLEPEEADKPIKIDQVRELVSFVVQTAQQGGRKVVLIEPVEAMNVNASNALLKSLEEPSGDTVLLLVSHQPSRLLPTIKSRCQQVACPQPSLPQSQAFLAGALPDVAPEERDELLTLAAGSPLMAMSLQAQGVREQRALVTDGVKKLLKQQQSPSQLAEAWSNVPLLLLFDWFCDWSHLILRYQLTQDEEGLGLGDMRKVVQYLAQKSRQGRVLEVQAWILEQRQKVLAKANLNRVLLLEALLAHWVQLPGSR from the coding sequence GTGGCTGAGGCCTACCCCTGGCAGCAGGCGCTCTGGCAGCAGTTGTCCGGGCGCGCCCAGCACGCTCACGCCTACCTGCTCCATGGGCCCCAGGGTATCGGCAAGCGGGCCCTGGCCGAGCGCCTGATGGCCCGCCTGCTGTGCCAGCAACCCCAGGGCCTGGATGCCTGTGGCCAGTGCAAGTCGTGCCTGCTGCTCAAGGCCGGCAGCCACCCGGACAACTTCGTGCTGGAGCCGGAAGAGGCCGACAAGCCGATCAAGATCGACCAGGTGCGCGAGCTGGTGTCGTTCGTGGTGCAGACCGCGCAGCAGGGCGGGCGCAAGGTGGTATTGATCGAGCCGGTCGAGGCGATGAACGTCAATGCCTCCAATGCCCTGCTCAAGAGCCTCGAGGAGCCTTCGGGCGATACCGTGCTGCTGCTGGTCAGCCACCAGCCCAGCCGTCTGCTGCCGACCATCAAGAGCCGCTGCCAGCAAGTCGCCTGCCCGCAGCCGAGCCTGCCCCAAAGCCAGGCCTTCCTCGCCGGAGCCCTGCCCGACGTTGCGCCCGAAGAACGCGACGAGCTGTTGACCCTGGCTGCCGGTTCGCCCTTGATGGCCATGAGCTTGCAGGCCCAAGGCGTGCGCGAGCAGCGTGCATTGGTCACCGATGGCGTGAAGAAACTGCTCAAGCAGCAACAGTCCCCCAGCCAGTTGGCCGAAGCCTGGAGCAACGTGCCGTTGTTGTTGCTGTTCGACTGGTTCTGTGACTGGTCGCACCTGATCCTGCGCTACCAATTGACCCAGGACGAAGAGGGGCTAGGCTTGGGCGATATGCGCAAGGTGGTGCAATACCTGGCGCAGAAAAGCCGGCAGGGCAGGGTGCTGGAGGTCCAGGCATGGATCCTCGAGCAACGCCAGAAGGTGCTGGCCAAGGCCAACCTCAATCGTGTCCTGCTGCTCGAAGCCTTGTTGGCCCATTGGGTCCAATTGCCGGGTTCACGCTGA
- a CDS encoding Maf family protein, giving the protein MLPLLLASSSPYRRELLERLRLPFTWASPDIDERRLDDEPAVDLVRRLARQKAEALASSHPDHLIIGSDQVAVLGEQILGKPHTFERACEQLLAASGQQVSFLTGLALYNSTTGRCQVDCVPFTVHLRELDRERVERYVRAEQPLDCAGSFKAEGLGVSLFQSTHGCDATSLIGLPLIRLVDMLLKEGVQVP; this is encoded by the coding sequence ATGCTTCCCCTGTTACTGGCTTCCAGCTCCCCCTACCGGCGCGAACTGCTCGAGCGCCTGCGCCTGCCCTTCACCTGGGCAAGCCCCGACATAGACGAGCGGCGCCTGGATGACGAACCGGCCGTCGACCTGGTTCGCCGCCTGGCCCGGCAAAAAGCCGAGGCCCTGGCGAGCAGCCACCCCGACCACCTGATCATCGGCTCCGACCAGGTGGCGGTGCTCGGCGAACAGATCCTGGGCAAGCCGCACACCTTCGAACGTGCCTGCGAGCAACTGCTGGCCGCCAGCGGGCAACAGGTCAGCTTCCTCACCGGCCTGGCCTTGTACAACAGCACCACCGGCCGCTGCCAGGTGGACTGCGTGCCGTTTACCGTACACCTGCGGGAACTGGATCGTGAACGCGTGGAGCGCTATGTGAGGGCCGAACAGCCGCTGGACTGCGCAGGCAGCTTCAAGGCTGAAGGGCTGGGCGTGAGCCTGTTCCAAAGCACCCACGGGTGCGATGCCACCAGCCTGATCGGCTTGCCGCTGATCCGCCTGGTGGACATGCTGCTGAAAGAAGGCGTGCAGGTTCCCTGA
- the fabG gene encoding 3-oxoacyl-ACP reductase FabG, which yields MSLQGKVALVTGASRGIGQAIALELGRQGATVIGTATSASGAERIAATLKEHGITGTGMELNVTSAESVDAVLAAIGEQFGAPAILVNNAGITRDNLMLRMKDDEWFDVIDTNLNSLYRLSKGVLRGMTKARWGRIISIGSVVGAMGNAGQANYAAAKAGLEGFSRALAREVGSRGITVNSVTPGFIDTDMTRELPEAQREALQTQIPLGRLGQAEEIAKVVSFLASEGAGYVTGATVPVNGGMYM from the coding sequence ATGAGCCTGCAAGGTAAAGTCGCACTGGTCACCGGCGCCAGCCGTGGTATCGGCCAGGCCATCGCCCTCGAGCTGGGCCGCCAGGGCGCGACCGTGATCGGCACCGCCACCTCGGCTTCGGGCGCAGAGCGTATCGCCGCCACCCTGAAGGAGCACGGTATCACGGGCACCGGCATGGAACTGAACGTGACCAGCGCCGAGTCCGTGGACGCCGTGCTGGCCGCCATCGGCGAGCAGTTCGGTGCGCCGGCCATCTTGGTCAACAATGCCGGTATCACCCGTGACAACCTCATGCTGCGCATGAAGGACGACGAGTGGTTCGACGTGATCGACACCAACCTGAACAGCCTCTACCGTCTGTCCAAGGGTGTGCTGCGTGGCATGACCAAGGCGCGTTGGGGTCGTATCATCAGCATCGGCTCGGTCGTCGGTGCCATGGGCAACGCCGGCCAGGCCAACTATGCCGCCGCCAAGGCCGGCCTGGAAGGTTTCAGCCGCGCCCTGGCGCGTGAAGTGGGCTCGCGCGGCATCACCGTCAACTCGGTGACCCCGGGCTTCATCGACACCGACATGACCCGCGAGCTGCCAGAAGCGCAGCGTGAAGCGCTGCAGACCCAGATTCCGCTGGGTCGCCTGGGCCAGGCCGAGGAGATCGCCAAGGTGGTTTCCTTCCTGGCATCCGAAGGCGCGGGCTACGTTACCGGCGCCACCGTGCCGGTCAACGGCGGGATGTACATGTAA
- the mltG gene encoding endolytic transglycosylase MltG, with the protein MRRKFLLLLEMGLILAGLAFGWSAWKVNSVLEQPLHVTQEQLLDVPTGTTPNRMFYRMQNEGLLDDAIWLRLYWRFNMAGTPLHTGEYRLTPGMTVAELFDAWRRADVVQYNLTLVEGWTFRQVRAAVAKHEKIKHTLDGLSDAQVMEKLGHTGVFPEGRFFPDTYRFVRGMSDVELLQQAYMRLEEVLAKEWAERATDLPYRDPYQALIMASLVEKETGIPQERGQIAGVFVRRLRLGMMLQTDPTVIYGMGERYNGRITRADLREPTPYNTYTMTGLPPTPIAMVGREAIHAALNPANGSSLYFVARGDGSHVFSDDLDDHNSAVREFQLKRRSDYRSSPAPQAQPGAGEQAPVEPAPPASGPSGEGLAPEGDAPASEPAPAETPAPDEQQ; encoded by the coding sequence GTGAGACGTAAATTCCTGCTGCTGCTGGAAATGGGGTTGATCCTCGCTGGCCTGGCCTTCGGCTGGTCGGCCTGGAAGGTCAACTCAGTCCTGGAGCAGCCCCTGCACGTGACGCAGGAGCAACTGCTCGACGTGCCCACTGGCACCACGCCCAATCGCATGTTCTATCGCATGCAGAACGAGGGCCTGCTGGACGACGCCATCTGGTTGCGCCTGTACTGGCGCTTCAACATGGCCGGCACCCCCTTGCACACCGGCGAATACCGCCTCACCCCTGGCATGACTGTGGCCGAGCTGTTCGATGCCTGGCGCCGTGCCGACGTGGTGCAATACAACCTGACCCTGGTCGAAGGCTGGACCTTCCGCCAGGTGCGTGCTGCGGTCGCCAAGCATGAAAAGATCAAGCACACCCTCGACGGGCTGTCCGACGCGCAGGTGATGGAAAAGCTTGGCCATACCGGGGTGTTTCCCGAAGGCCGCTTCTTCCCTGATACCTACCGCTTCGTGCGCGGCATGAGTGATGTCGAACTGCTGCAGCAGGCCTACATGCGCCTGGAGGAAGTACTCGCCAAGGAATGGGCCGAGCGCGCCACCGACCTGCCGTACCGCGACCCGTACCAGGCGCTGATCATGGCGTCGCTGGTGGAGAAGGAAACCGGTATTCCCCAGGAACGCGGGCAGATCGCCGGGGTGTTCGTGCGCCGCCTGCGTCTGGGCATGATGCTGCAGACCGACCCGACCGTGATCTACGGCATGGGCGAGCGCTACAACGGCCGCATCACCCGCGCCGACCTGCGCGAGCCGACGCCCTACAACACCTACACCATGACCGGGTTGCCGCCGACACCGATCGCCATGGTCGGCCGCGAGGCCATCCATGCCGCGCTGAACCCCGCCAACGGCTCCAGCCTGTACTTCGTCGCTCGCGGCGACGGCAGCCATGTGTTCTCCGATGACCTGGACGACCACAACAGCGCCGTGCGGGAGTTCCAGCTCAAGCGTCGCAGTGACTACCGCTCGAGCCCCGCGCCCCAAGCGCAACCAGGCGCTGGCGAGCAGGCGCCGGTCGAGCCTGCGCCACCTGCCAGCGGGCCATCAGGCGAAGGCCTGGCGCCCGAAGGTGATGCGCCTGCCAGCGAACCCGCGCCGGCCGAGACGCCGGCTCCCGACGAACAACAGTAA
- the pabC gene encoding aminodeoxychorismate lyase: MHSWIDGQPAAALNLQNRGLAYGDGLFETIAVRAGRPSLLTQHLDRLALGCQRLAIEADLSVVRNEIIAYARQLGEGVAKLILTRGDSLRGYAPMVGAAPRRILQGSPLPAYPKEHAEQGVHLFDCQTRLAEQPLLAGLKHLNRLEQVLARSEWQGGEYAEGLMRDMHGRLIEGVYSNLFLVRDGELLTADLNRCGVAGVMRAALLEQAAALGITAQVRDLALDDLKQADEVFLCNSVYGVWPVRTFSALKLDWPPGPLTRKLQAVARTLLET, encoded by the coding sequence ATGCACAGCTGGATCGACGGCCAGCCCGCTGCTGCACTCAACCTGCAGAATCGCGGCCTGGCCTACGGCGATGGGCTGTTCGAGACCATCGCCGTGCGTGCCGGCAGGCCCAGCCTGCTCACGCAGCACCTCGACCGCCTGGCGCTGGGTTGCCAGCGCCTGGCGATCGAAGCTGACCTGTCTGTTGTCCGTAACGAAATCATCGCCTATGCCCGCCAACTCGGCGAAGGCGTGGCCAAGCTGATCCTTACCCGTGGCGATAGCCTGCGTGGCTACGCCCCCATGGTGGGCGCCGCGCCCCGGCGCATTCTCCAGGGCAGCCCGTTGCCCGCCTACCCGAAGGAACACGCCGAACAGGGCGTACACCTGTTCGATTGCCAGACCCGTCTGGCCGAACAGCCGCTGTTGGCCGGCCTCAAGCACCTCAACCGCCTGGAACAGGTACTGGCCAGAAGCGAATGGCAGGGTGGCGAATATGCCGAAGGGCTGATGCGTGACATGCACGGGCGGTTGATCGAGGGCGTCTACAGCAACCTCTTCCTGGTCCGCGACGGCGAGCTGTTGACGGCCGACCTCAATCGTTGCGGCGTGGCGGGCGTCATGCGTGCGGCGTTGCTGGAGCAGGCCGCAGCCCTGGGCATCACGGCCCAAGTGCGCGACCTGGCGCTCGACGACCTGAAACAGGCCGACGAAGTGTTCCTGTGCAACAGCGTCTATGGTGTATGGCCGGTGCGTACATTTTCTGCCTTGAAGCTCGACTGGCCGCCAGGCCCACTCACCCGTAAACTGCAGGCCGTTGCCCGTACGTTACTGGAAACCTGA
- the fabF gene encoding beta-ketoacyl-ACP synthase II: MSRRRVVVTGMGMLSPLGTDVPSTWQGILAGRSGIGPIEHTDLSAYTTRFGGSVKGFEVEQYLSAKEARKLDLFIQYGLAAGFQAVRNAGLEVTDANRERIGVAMGSGIGGLTNIEETSRTLHDQGPRRISPFFVPGSIINMISGFLSIHLGLQGPNYAISTACTTGTHCIGMAARNIAYGEADVMIGGGAEMAACGLGMGGFGASRALSTRNDEPTRASRPWDKGRDGFVLSDGAGALVLEELEHAKARGATIYAELVGFGMSGDAYHMTSPPDTGDGAARCMVNALRDAGIAPEAVSYINAHGTSTPAGDIAEVAAIKKVFGEHAYKLAVSSTKSMTGHLLGAAGAVEAIFSVLAINSQMAPPTINLDEPDEGCDLDFVPHEARSMPIDVVLSNSFGFGGTNGSLVFRRFVG; this comes from the coding sequence GTGTCGCGTAGACGCGTCGTGGTCACCGGTATGGGTATGCTGTCGCCACTGGGTACCGATGTACCGAGCACCTGGCAGGGCATTCTGGCTGGCCGCAGTGGCATTGGGCCGATCGAACACACGGACCTGTCTGCCTATACCACCCGTTTTGGCGGCTCGGTGAAAGGCTTCGAGGTCGAGCAATACCTGTCGGCCAAAGAGGCCCGCAAGCTTGACCTGTTCATTCAGTACGGCCTGGCGGCCGGTTTCCAGGCGGTGCGCAACGCTGGCCTGGAAGTCACCGACGCCAACCGTGAGCGCATCGGCGTGGCCATGGGCTCGGGCATCGGCGGCCTGACCAATATCGAGGAAACCAGCCGGACCCTGCATGACCAGGGCCCACGGCGGATTTCGCCGTTCTTCGTGCCTGGCTCGATCATCAACATGATCTCCGGCTTCCTGTCGATCCATCTGGGGTTGCAGGGCCCGAACTACGCCATTTCCACGGCCTGCACCACCGGCACCCACTGCATCGGCATGGCCGCGCGCAACATCGCCTACGGCGAGGCCGACGTGATGATCGGCGGCGGCGCCGAAATGGCGGCCTGCGGCCTGGGCATGGGTGGTTTCGGAGCCTCCCGCGCGCTGTCGACCCGCAATGACGAACCGACCCGCGCCAGCCGCCCGTGGGACAAGGGCCGCGACGGTTTCGTGCTGTCCGACGGTGCGGGTGCCCTGGTGCTCGAGGAGCTCGAGCACGCCAAGGCCCGAGGCGCGACGATCTATGCCGAGCTGGTCGGTTTCGGCATGAGCGGTGATGCCTACCACATGACCTCGCCACCCGATACCGGTGACGGCGCCGCACGTTGCATGGTCAATGCGCTGCGCGATGCCGGCATCGCCCCCGAGGCGGTCAGCTACATCAACGCCCATGGCACCTCGACCCCGGCTGGCGACATCGCCGAAGTGGCCGCGATCAAGAAGGTGTTCGGCGAGCATGCCTACAAGCTGGCGGTCAGCTCGACCAAGTCGATGACCGGCCACCTGCTGGGCGCCGCGGGCGCGGTGGAGGCGATCTTCAGCGTGCTGGCGATCAACAGCCAGATGGCGCCGCCGACCATCAACCTGGACGAACCGGACGAAGGTTGCGACCTGGACTTCGTGCCCCACGAAGCCCGCAGCATGCCGATCGACGTGGTGCTGTCCAACTCCTTCGGCTTTGGCGGAACCAACGGTTCGCTGGTATTCCGCCGGTTCGTCGGCTGA
- the sppA gene encoding signal peptide peptidase SppA: protein MADEWRAPEPEGSGDNDERKSWKLLEKTLLAGVQEQRRARRWGIFFKLLTFVYLFGILLLFTPLMDMDKAASRSASHTALVEVRGIIADQEPASADNVVKSLREAFKDPKTKAVVMRINSPGGSPVQAGYIYDEIRRLRGEYPGIKLYAVIADLGASGAYYIASAADEIYADKASLVGSIGVTAAGYGFVGTMEKLGVERRTYTAGEHKAFLDPFSPQKPEETEFWQGVLNTTHQQFIAMVKQGRGDRLKDKEHPELFSGLIWSGEQAKALGLVDGLGSASYVAREVVGEKELVDFTVEESPFDRFSKRLGASVAERLAMWMGFQGPALR, encoded by the coding sequence ATGGCTGACGAGTGGCGGGCACCCGAGCCCGAGGGCTCCGGGGACAACGACGAGCGCAAGAGCTGGAAGCTGCTGGAGAAGACCCTGCTGGCAGGTGTGCAGGAGCAGCGTCGGGCACGGCGCTGGGGGATCTTCTTCAAGCTGCTGACCTTCGTCTACTTGTTCGGCATCCTGCTGCTGTTCACCCCGCTGATGGACATGGACAAGGCGGCTTCGCGCAGTGCCAGCCATACCGCCTTGGTCGAGGTGCGCGGCATCATCGCCGACCAGGAGCCTGCCAGCGCGGACAATGTCGTCAAGAGTCTGCGCGAAGCTTTCAAGGACCCGAAGACCAAGGCCGTTGTCATGCGCATCAACAGCCCGGGCGGCAGCCCGGTGCAGGCGGGCTACATCTATGACGAGATCCGTCGCCTGCGTGGCGAATACCCGGGGATCAAGCTCTATGCGGTGATCGCCGACCTGGGGGCGTCGGGCGCCTACTACATCGCCAGTGCGGCCGACGAAATCTATGCCGACAAGGCCAGCCTGGTGGGCTCTATCGGTGTCACGGCGGCCGGCTATGGTTTCGTCGGCACCATGGAGAAGCTTGGCGTGGAGCGGCGTACCTACACGGCCGGTGAGCACAAGGCCTTCCTCGATCCCTTCTCGCCGCAGAAGCCTGAGGAAACCGAGTTCTGGCAGGGCGTGCTGAACACCACCCATCAGCAGTTCATTGCCATGGTCAAGCAGGGGCGGGGTGATCGGCTCAAGGACAAGGAGCACCCCGAGCTGTTCAGCGGCCTGATCTGGTCGGGTGAGCAGGCCAAGGCCCTGGGACTGGTGGATGGCCTGGGCAGTGCCAGCTATGTGGCGCGTGAGGTCGTGGGCGAGAAGGAGTTGGTGGACTTCACGGTCGAAGAGTCGCCGTTCGATCGCTTCTCCAAGCGCCTGGGAGCCAGCGTGGCCGAGCGCCTGGCCATGTGGATGGGGTTCCAGGGCCCTGCCTTGCGCTGA
- the fabD gene encoding ACP S-malonyltransferase has protein sequence MSASLAFVFPGQGSQSLGMLAELGAEKPVIVETFKEASEALGYDLWKLVQEGPEEQLNQTDKTQPAILTASIALWRLWLEEGGARPAFVAGHSLGEYSALVAAGSLSLKDAVRLVERRGQLMQEAVPAGHGAMAAILGLDDADVVAICAEAAEDEVVSAVNFNSPGQVVIAGNKAAVDRAIELCKAKGAKRALPLAVSVPSHCALMKPAAERFAEAVNAIEWKAPQIPVVQNVTAAVAADLAALKQDLLAQLYQPVRWVECVQTLAANGAVNLVECGPGKVLAGLNKRCADGVTTYNLNTPDAVAATRAALA, from the coding sequence ATGTCTGCATCCCTCGCATTCGTCTTTCCCGGTCAAGGCTCCCAGTCGCTGGGCATGCTCGCCGAACTCGGCGCAGAAAAGCCGGTGATCGTCGAGACCTTCAAGGAAGCTTCCGAGGCTCTGGGCTACGACCTGTGGAAGTTGGTCCAGGAAGGTCCGGAAGAACAACTCAACCAAACCGACAAGACCCAGCCGGCGATCCTCACTGCCTCTATCGCCTTGTGGCGCCTGTGGCTGGAGGAGGGCGGGGCGCGTCCGGCCTTCGTTGCTGGCCACAGCCTGGGTGAGTACAGCGCGCTGGTCGCCGCTGGCAGCCTGAGCTTGAAGGACGCCGTGCGCCTGGTCGAGCGCCGTGGCCAGTTGATGCAGGAAGCCGTGCCGGCCGGTCACGGTGCCATGGCCGCGATCCTCGGCCTGGATGACGCCGACGTAGTCGCCATCTGCGCCGAAGCGGCCGAAGACGAAGTGGTCAGCGCGGTCAACTTCAACTCGCCAGGCCAAGTCGTCATCGCCGGTAACAAGGCTGCGGTCGACCGCGCCATCGAGCTGTGCAAGGCCAAGGGTGCCAAGCGCGCGCTGCCGCTGGCGGTCAGTGTCCCGTCGCATTGCGCATTGATGAAGCCGGCTGCCGAGCGTTTTGCCGAAGCGGTCAACGCCATCGAGTGGAAGGCCCCGCAGATTCCCGTGGTGCAGAACGTCACCGCCGCGGTCGCCGCTGACCTCGCTGCCCTCAAGCAGGACCTGCTGGCCCAGCTGTACCAGCCGGTGCGTTGGGTCGAGTGCGTGCAGACCCTGGCGGCCAATGGCGCGGTCAACCTGGTCGAGTGCGGCCCGGGCAAGGTCCTGGCCGGCCTGAACAAGCGTTGCGCCGACGGCGTGACCACCTACAACCTCAACACCCCTGACGCTGTCGCCGCCACCCGTGCGGCGCTGGCCTGA
- the tmk gene encoding dTMP kinase gives MSGLFITLEGPEGAGKSTNREYLAERLREQGLDVVLTREPGGTPLAERIRELLLAPSDEAMAADTELLLVFAARAQHLAEVIRPALARGAVVLCDRFTDATYAYQGGGRGLSQERIATLETFVQGALRPDLTLVFDLPVEVGLARAAARGRLDRFEQEGQAFFEAVRQAYLQRAGREPQRYRLLDAAQPLEAVQRAIDALLPGILERCRG, from the coding sequence GTGAGCGGTTTGTTTATCACCCTGGAAGGCCCCGAAGGCGCGGGCAAGAGCACCAATCGCGAATACCTGGCCGAGCGCCTTCGTGAACAGGGCCTGGACGTGGTCCTGACCCGCGAACCGGGCGGTACGCCGCTGGCCGAGCGGATCCGCGAACTGCTCCTGGCGCCGAGCGACGAGGCCATGGCCGCCGACACCGAGCTGCTCCTGGTGTTTGCTGCCCGTGCCCAGCACCTGGCCGAGGTCATTCGCCCGGCACTGGCCCGCGGTGCGGTGGTGCTGTGCGACCGTTTCACCGATGCCACCTATGCCTACCAGGGCGGTGGTCGCGGCTTGTCCCAGGAGCGCATCGCCACCTTGGAGACCTTCGTCCAGGGCGCACTGCGCCCCGACCTGACGTTGGTTTTCGACCTGCCGGTGGAAGTGGGCCTGGCCCGCGCTGCCGCCCGCGGTCGCCTGGACCGTTTCGAGCAGGAGGGCCAGGCGTTCTTCGAGGCCGTGCGCCAGGCCTACCTGCAGCGCGCCGGGCGCGAGCCCCAGCGCTACCGCTTGCTGGATGCCGCACAGCCGCTGGAGGCCGTGCAGCGCGCCATCGATGCGTTGCTGCCGGGCATCCTGGAGCGCTGCCGTGGCTGA
- a CDS encoding YceD family protein has translation MLNDPIPPHVDPRKLADRGVTLQGSLQLADLERLCDPLSDDVGTVQAKFDFERDEQNAVVIHSELDVEVKMVCQRCLELVTLPIHSECTYAVVKEGANTQSLPKGYDVLELGEDPLDLQALIEEELLLALPIVPAHHPEECQQPAGADEPEPSKDEVSRSNPFSVLAQLKRDPNV, from the coding sequence ATGTTGAATGACCCGATTCCACCTCACGTTGACCCGCGCAAATTGGCTGATCGCGGCGTAACCCTCCAAGGTTCGCTGCAACTCGCTGATTTGGAAAGACTCTGCGACCCGCTTTCCGACGATGTCGGTACGGTGCAGGCGAAGTTCGATTTTGAGCGAGACGAACAGAACGCCGTGGTTATCCACAGCGAACTCGACGTCGAGGTCAAGATGGTTTGCCAGCGTTGTCTTGAGCTGGTCACCCTGCCGATCCACAGCGAATGTACGTACGCCGTGGTGAAGGAGGGTGCGAATACCCAGTCGTTGCCGAAAGGCTATGACGTGCTGGAACTGGGCGAAGATCCTTTGGATCTGCAGGCGCTGATCGAGGAAGAGCTGTTGCTCGCCCTGCCGATCGTACCTGCTCATCATCCGGAAGAATGCCAGCAGCCGGCGGGCGCCGATGAGCCCGAACCGAGCAAGGACGAGGTATCGCGGTCCAACCCGTTCAGTGTTTTGGCGCAGTTAAAGCGTGACCCAAACGTTTAG
- the rpmF gene encoding 50S ribosomal protein L32 encodes MAVQQNKKSRSARDMRRSHDALSENALSVERSTGEVHLRHHVSPEGVYRGRKVIDKGADE; translated from the coding sequence ATGGCTGTTCAGCAGAACAAAAAATCCCGCTCTGCCCGTGACATGCGCCGTTCCCACGACGCCCTGTCGGAAAACGCGCTGTCCGTAGAGAGGAGCACCGGTGAAGTACACCTGCGCCACCACGTTTCGCCAGAAGGCGTATACCGTGGTCGCAAAGTGATCGACAAGGGCGCTGACGAGTAA
- the acpP gene encoding acyl carrier protein yields the protein MSTIEERVKKIVAEQLGVKEEEVTAEKSFVDDLGADSLDTVELVMALEEEFETEIPDEEAEKITTVQAAIDYVKSHQA from the coding sequence ATGAGCACCATCGAAGAACGCGTCAAGAAAATCGTCGCCGAGCAACTGGGCGTCAAGGAAGAGGAAGTGACTGCCGAGAAGTCCTTCGTCGATGACCTGGGTGCCGATTCGCTTGACACCGTTGAGCTGGTGATGGCTCTGGAAGAGGAATTCGAGACCGAAATCCCTGACGAAGAAGCCGAGAAGATCACTACCGTTCAAGCTGCAATCGACTACGTCAAAAGCCACCAGGCCTAA